A section of the Ciceribacter thiooxidans genome encodes:
- a CDS encoding TRAP transporter large permease — translation MELWVLFGTFVFLLLIGTPVAFCLGISSFATVLYLGLPPVVVFQRLNSGVSVFALMAIPFFIYAGDLMVRGDIARRLVALAGGLVGHLRGGLGQVNVLASVMFGGVSGSAAADASAVGGLMVPQMKERGYDVDYAVNITVVGSIIALMIPPSHNMIIYSISAGGRISIADLFTAGIIPGLLLAVSLMVAAWFVARRRGYPTEPFPGFRALGGLLASAVPGLILVAIIFGGVRSGIFTASESSNIAVVYALLVTLLVYRTLSWNDFLEATFAAVRTTAMVLMVIGCAASFGWLLAYLRVPASMVALLQGFSDNPIVILLLLNVVLLILGTFMDMSPLIVITTPIFLPVATAFGIDPVHFGVILVLNLGIGLCTPPVGAVLFVGCAVGRIPISQAMKTIWPFYGAAFGTLMLVSYIPALSLWLPSVFR, via the coding sequence ATGGAACTCTGGGTCCTTTTCGGCACCTTCGTCTTTCTCCTGCTGATCGGCACGCCCGTCGCGTTCTGCCTCGGAATTTCGAGCTTTGCGACCGTGCTCTATCTCGGGCTGCCGCCGGTGGTCGTCTTCCAGCGCCTCAATTCCGGCGTCTCGGTCTTCGCCCTCATGGCGATCCCCTTCTTCATCTACGCCGGCGATCTGATGGTGCGCGGGGATATCGCCCGCCGACTCGTCGCACTGGCGGGCGGGCTCGTGGGCCACCTGCGTGGCGGTCTCGGACAGGTCAACGTGCTGGCCTCGGTCATGTTCGGCGGTGTCTCGGGCTCGGCTGCGGCGGATGCATCCGCTGTCGGCGGCCTCATGGTCCCGCAGATGAAAGAGCGCGGCTATGATGTGGATTACGCCGTCAACATAACGGTGGTCGGTTCGATCATCGCGCTGATGATCCCGCCGTCGCACAACATGATCATCTATTCGATATCCGCCGGCGGACGCATCTCGATCGCCGACCTCTTCACCGCCGGCATCATCCCCGGCCTGCTGCTCGCGGTATCGCTGATGGTCGCCGCCTGGTTCGTTGCCAGACGCCGCGGCTATCCGACCGAACCCTTCCCCGGCTTTCGCGCCCTCGGCGGCCTGCTCGCCTCGGCGGTGCCCGGCCTCATCCTCGTGGCGATCATCTTCGGTGGTGTCCGCTCCGGCATTTTCACCGCCTCGGAATCCTCCAACATCGCCGTGGTCTACGCGCTCTTGGTGACGCTCCTCGTCTATCGCACGCTGAGCTGGAACGACTTCCTCGAAGCGACCTTCGCCGCGGTGCGTACCACCGCCATGGTGCTGATGGTCATCGGCTGTGCGGCATCCTTCGGCTGGCTCCTCGCATACCTGCGGGTTCCCGCTTCCATGGTCGCGCTGCTGCAGGGTTTTTCCGACAACCCGATCGTGATCCTGCTGTTGCTGAACGTCGTGCTGCTGATCCTCGGCACCTTCATGGACATGTCGCCGCTGATCGTCATCACGACCCCGATCTTCCTGCCGGTGGCCACCGCCTTCGGCATCGATCCGGTTCATTTCGGCGTCATCCTGGTCCTCAATCTCGGCATCGGACTTTGCACGCCGCCGGTGGGCGCCGTGCTCTTCGTTGGCTGTGCGGTCGGCCGAATTCCGATATCGCAGGCGATGAAGACGATCTGGCCCTTCTACGGTGCAGCCTTCGGAACGCTGATGCTCGTCAGCTACATTCCAGCGCTGTCGTTGTGGCTTCCCTCCGTCTTCCGATAG
- a CDS encoding cupin domain-containing protein codes for MSSNRIRVFPEVDAGNGVVRRVLADSPDLMVVEFRFPQGGVGALHHHPHVQSTYVKSGRFTFTIGEETFEIGPGDSFVIPSNAVHGCRALEAGTLIDTFTPRRDDFL; via the coding sequence ATGTCCTCAAACCGCATAAGAGTGTTTCCAGAGGTCGACGCCGGCAACGGCGTCGTCCGACGCGTTCTTGCCGACAGTCCGGACCTGATGGTGGTGGAGTTCCGCTTTCCGCAGGGAGGCGTCGGCGCGCTGCACCACCACCCGCATGTCCAGTCGACCTATGTGAAATCCGGCCGGTTCACCTTCACGATCGGCGAAGAGACCTTCGAGATCGGGCCGGGCGACAGCTTCGTCATCCCCTCGAACGCGGTCCACGGCTGCAGGGCGTTAGAAGCGGGTACCCTCATCGACACGTTCACACCGCGTCGCGACGATTTTCTATGA
- the kduD gene encoding 2-dehydro-3-deoxy-D-gluconate 5-dehydrogenase KduD: MSAIFSLAGKRALVTGANTGIGQAIARSLADAGADVVCAGRSAVTETVDLITSAGGRAEGLAIDLSDPIAAASAIETLAVPVDILVNNAGIIRRADAVDFTEADWDEVMDVNLKAVFFLSQAFARSILARGATGRIINIASMLSFQGGIRVASYTASKSGVAGLTKLLANEWAAKGINVNAIAPGYIATNNTEALRADPDRSKAILDRIPAGRWGDPEDIGGAAVFLASPAAKYIHGAILNVDGGWLAR, translated from the coding sequence ATGAGCGCTATATTTTCCCTTGCCGGAAAGCGTGCGCTCGTCACCGGCGCCAATACCGGCATCGGTCAGGCCATCGCCCGCTCGCTCGCCGATGCCGGCGCCGATGTCGTCTGTGCCGGCCGGTCCGCCGTCACCGAGACGGTCGATCTCATCACCAGCGCAGGCGGCAGGGCCGAGGGCCTCGCGATCGACCTTTCCGACCCGATCGCCGCAGCGAGTGCCATCGAGACGCTCGCGGTCCCGGTCGACATTCTCGTCAACAATGCCGGCATCATCCGCCGCGCCGACGCCGTCGATTTCACTGAAGCCGACTGGGACGAGGTTATGGACGTGAACCTGAAGGCCGTCTTCTTCCTGAGCCAGGCCTTCGCGCGCTCGATCCTTGCCCGTGGCGCCACCGGGCGGATCATCAACATCGCCTCGATGCTCTCCTTCCAGGGCGGCATCCGGGTCGCTTCCTACACCGCGTCGAAGAGCGGCGTGGCAGGCCTCACCAAGCTTCTCGCCAACGAATGGGCAGCGAAGGGGATCAACGTCAACGCGATTGCCCCCGGCTACATCGCCACCAACAACACCGAGGCACTGCGCGCCGATCCGGACCGGAGCAAGGCGATCCTCGATCGCATTCCGGCCGGCCGCTGGGGCGACCCGGAGGACATCGGCGGTGCGGCCGTCTTCCTCGCCTCGCCGGCGGCAAAATACATCCATGGTGCAATCCTCAATGTCGACGGAGGCTGGCTTGCCCGCTGA
- the uxaC gene encoding glucuronate isomerase: protein MARSLYETVRTLPIVSPHGHTDPRWYAEDAAFTDPAQLFVVPDHYVFRMLCSQGIPLTALGVPRVDGGPTETDGRKIWRLFAENFHLFRGTPSRLWVEQSFADVFGLTKRFSTETADEFYDHIKDCLARPEFRPRALFERFGIEVIATTESPLDELKWHEMIRRSGWTGRVVTAYRPDPVVDPEFEGFRSNIERFGELAGTDATTWESYLEAHRIRRAFFKSYGATSSDHGHPTARTEDLPQAEAATLFEKALAGRCTPEEADAFRGHMLTEMARMSLDDGLVLQIHPGSWRNHSAGVMAMHGRDKGFDIPTRTDYVRALKPLLDAVGMRPELTVILFTLDETSYSRELAPLAGAYPALKLGPAWWFFDSAEGMRRFRELTTETAGFYNTVGFNDDTRAFCSIPARHDVARRVDCAYLATLVATGRLDEDEAFEVAHDLAYKLAKTAYRL, encoded by the coding sequence ATGGCGCGTAGCCTATACGAGACCGTTCGGACCTTGCCGATCGTCAGCCCGCACGGCCACACCGATCCGCGCTGGTACGCGGAAGATGCGGCCTTCACGGATCCCGCCCAGCTCTTCGTCGTTCCCGACCATTACGTCTTTCGCATGCTCTGCTCGCAGGGCATCCCGCTCACTGCACTCGGCGTGCCGCGTGTCGACGGCGGCCCGACGGAAACCGACGGGCGGAAGATCTGGCGGCTCTTCGCCGAGAACTTCCACCTCTTCCGCGGAACCCCGAGCCGCCTGTGGGTGGAGCAGTCCTTCGCCGACGTCTTCGGGCTCACCAAGCGCTTCTCGACGGAAACAGCCGACGAGTTCTACGACCACATCAAGGACTGCCTCGCCCGTCCGGAATTCCGTCCACGGGCCCTGTTCGAGCGCTTCGGTATCGAAGTCATCGCGACGACCGAGAGCCCGCTCGACGAGCTGAAATGGCATGAGATGATCCGCCGGTCCGGCTGGACCGGCCGCGTCGTCACCGCCTACCGGCCCGACCCTGTCGTCGACCCCGAGTTCGAAGGCTTTCGTAGCAATATCGAACGCTTCGGCGAACTCGCCGGGACCGATGCCACCACCTGGGAAAGCTATCTCGAGGCGCATCGCATCCGCCGCGCCTTCTTCAAGTCCTATGGCGCGACGAGTTCCGACCATGGCCATCCGACCGCCCGCACCGAGGATCTGCCGCAGGCAGAGGCCGCGACCCTTTTCGAAAAGGCGCTCGCCGGCCGCTGCACGCCAGAGGAAGCCGATGCCTTCCGCGGCCACATGCTGACCGAAATGGCGCGCATGAGCCTCGACGACGGCCTCGTCTTGCAGATCCATCCGGGTTCGTGGCGCAACCATTCGGCCGGCGTCATGGCGATGCACGGCCGCGACAAGGGCTTCGACATTCCGACGCGCACCGACTACGTCCGCGCCCTGAAGCCGCTGCTCGACGCCGTCGGCATGCGTCCGGAGCTCACCGTCATCCTGTTCACGCTCGACGAGACGAGCTATTCTCGCGAACTGGCGCCGCTCGCCGGCGCCTATCCGGCGCTGAAGCTCGGACCCGCCTGGTGGTTCTTCGACAGCGCCGAGGGCATGCGCCGCTTTCGCGAACTGACGACCGAAACCGCGGGCTTCTACAACACCGTCGGGTTCAACGACGATACCCGCGCATTCTGTTCGATCCCCGCCCGCCACGACGTGGCCCGCAGGGTCGACTGCGCCTATCTGGCAACGCTTGTCGCGACCGGTCGCCTCGACGAGGACGAGGCGTTCGAGGTCGCCCACGACCTCGCCTACAAGCTTGCGAAAACTGCTTACCGGCTGTGA
- the uxuA gene encoding mannonate dehydratase, which yields MIESWRWYGPFDAITLPEIAQTGATGVVTALYEVPYGEVWPEEMIRDRQDEISADRNLGLYWNVVESLPVHEDIKRGEGDLERLFANYRQSLRNLAACGISTVCYNFMPLLDWTRTQLDAPAPRGGTALRFSQPHMAAFEIFMLERDGAEADYSEEVREAAREWYEASSEGLRQNLLNSIMAGLPGAFDRYDVAGLREKLKQYQGIGRDELRANYARFLAEVVPAAEEFGIRLCVHPDDPPRNILGLPRIVSTGDDIEWILASQDSPSNGLTLCSGSLGANPANDVPAIARRFAPRIHFAHLRNVAKETDGSFQEAAHLGGDTDMVALIAALVAEERRRRHEGRADVSIPYRPDHGHELLDDVGRGTHPGYPLIGRMRGLAELRGIVKALQHESVSYD from the coding sequence ATGATCGAGAGCTGGCGCTGGTACGGACCGTTTGACGCGATCACGCTGCCGGAAATCGCCCAGACGGGCGCGACCGGCGTCGTCACCGCCCTCTACGAGGTTCCCTACGGCGAGGTCTGGCCGGAAGAAATGATCCGCGACCGTCAGGACGAGATCAGCGCGGACCGCAACCTCGGCCTCTACTGGAACGTCGTGGAGAGCCTGCCCGTCCACGAGGACATCAAACGCGGCGAAGGCGATCTCGAACGGCTCTTCGCGAACTACCGGCAATCGCTGCGCAACCTGGCCGCCTGCGGCATCTCGACCGTCTGCTACAACTTCATGCCGCTTCTCGACTGGACGCGCACGCAGCTCGACGCTCCGGCACCACGCGGCGGAACGGCGTTGCGCTTTTCGCAGCCGCATATGGCCGCCTTCGAGATCTTCATGCTCGAAAGGGACGGCGCGGAAGCCGATTACAGCGAGGAGGTCCGCGAAGCCGCCAGGGAATGGTACGAGGCCTCGAGCGAGGGGCTGCGCCAGAACCTCCTGAACTCCATCATGGCCGGGCTGCCGGGCGCATTCGACCGTTACGACGTCGCCGGCCTCAGGGAAAAGCTGAAGCAGTATCAGGGGATCGGCCGCGACGAACTCAGGGCCAACTACGCCCGCTTCCTCGCCGAGGTGGTGCCCGCGGCGGAAGAATTCGGCATTCGCCTCTGCGTTCACCCGGACGATCCGCCGCGCAACATCCTCGGCCTGCCGCGCATCGTCTCGACCGGCGACGACATCGAATGGATTCTCGCCAGCCAGGACAGCCCCTCGAACGGGCTCACTCTCTGTTCGGGCTCGCTCGGCGCCAATCCGGCCAACGATGTGCCGGCCATCGCCCGCCGTTTCGCGCCGCGCATTCATTTCGCACACCTGCGCAACGTCGCGAAGGAAACGGACGGCTCGTTCCAGGAAGCCGCCCATCTCGGCGGCGACACCGACATGGTCGCGCTCATTGCCGCGCTGGTTGCCGAGGAACGGCGCCGGCGGCACGAGGGACGTGCCGATGTCTCCATCCCTTACCGCCCCGACCACGGCCACGAATTGCTGGACGATGTCGGTCGTGGCACCCATCCCGGCTATCCCCTGATCGGCCGGATGCGCGGACTTGCAGAACTTCGGGGCATCGTGAAAGCCCTCCAGCATGAAAGTGTTTCCTATGACTGA
- the kduI gene encoding 5-dehydro-4-deoxy-D-glucuronate isomerase, which yields MLSVEIRHAIDPQTAKAFDTAALRKNFHVGDIFRQGEIRLIYTHYDRMIVGGAVPEGGSLVLDEVKPCGTASILDRREMVIVNIGGEGTVLADGEYVMAKGDMLYLGMGSGPVTFAGDGRFYILSAPAHHTYPSRLIRIDEAANMSLGAQETSNERTIYQFVHPDVMTSCQLVVGMTKLAKGSIWNTMPAHVHDRRMEAYLYFDLAENQRVFHMMGEPDETRHLVLKNEEGAISPPWSIHSGAGTGAYTFIWAMAGDNVDYRDVEMVSMETLR from the coding sequence ATGCTCAGCGTTGAAATCCGCCACGCCATCGATCCGCAAACCGCCAAGGCCTTCGACACGGCGGCACTTCGGAAGAACTTCCATGTCGGTGACATCTTCAGACAGGGCGAAATCAGGCTCATCTACACCCATTACGATCGCATGATCGTCGGCGGCGCAGTTCCGGAAGGCGGAAGCCTCGTCCTCGACGAGGTGAAGCCCTGCGGCACCGCCTCGATCCTCGACCGCCGCGAAATGGTGATCGTCAACATCGGCGGCGAAGGCACGGTGCTGGCCGACGGCGAGTATGTGATGGCGAAGGGCGACATGCTCTATCTCGGCATGGGCTCTGGGCCCGTCACCTTTGCTGGCGACGGCCGCTTCTACATCCTTTCGGCACCCGCCCATCATACCTATCCGTCGCGCCTCATCCGCATCGACGAGGCGGCGAACATGTCGCTCGGCGCCCAGGAGACCTCCAACGAGCGCACCATCTACCAGTTCGTCCATCCGGACGTGATGACCTCCTGCCAGCTCGTCGTCGGCATGACCAAGCTCGCGAAGGGCTCCATCTGGAACACCATGCCGGCGCACGTCCACGACCGCCGCATGGAGGCCTATCTCTATTTCGATCTCGCCGAGAACCAGCGCGTCTTCCACATGATGGGCGAGCCTGACGAAACCCGCCATCTTGTCCTGAAGAACGAGGAAGGCGCGATTTCCCCGCCGTGGTCGATCCACAGCGGCGCAGGCACCGGCGCCTATACCTTCATCTGGGCGATGGCCGGCGACAACGTCGACTACAGGGACGTCGAAATGGTCTCGATGGAGACGCTGCGATGA
- a CDS encoding TRAP transporter small permease produces the protein MQDSMKGLARFTGLLARAALWVAGTGLVLMTIFIAAQVFWRYILNDSLTWSEPASVMIMGWFIFLGAAVGIREGYHLSFDILLYVLPDRAKNWLHTLSDFAVAAFGGGMIWFGSSLADKTAGNMVPSLGISGAFDFIPIVGGGVLIVLFSAERVLRRIAGLPTARFGDAPLEE, from the coding sequence GTGCAAGACAGTATGAAAGGCCTGGCGCGATTTACCGGCTTGCTCGCGCGTGCCGCATTGTGGGTCGCCGGGACCGGTCTGGTGCTGATGACGATCTTCATCGCCGCACAGGTGTTCTGGCGGTATATTCTGAACGACAGCCTGACCTGGAGCGAACCGGCCTCCGTCATGATCATGGGCTGGTTCATCTTCCTCGGGGCCGCCGTCGGCATCCGCGAGGGATATCACCTCTCGTTCGACATCCTGCTCTACGTCCTGCCGGATCGCGCAAAGAACTGGCTGCACACGCTTTCCGACTTCGCGGTCGCGGCCTTCGGCGGTGGCATGATCTGGTTCGGGTCCTCGCTTGCCGACAAAACCGCCGGCAACATGGTGCCGAGCCTTGGGATTTCGGGAGCGTTCGACTTCATCCCGATCGTCGGCGGTGGCGTCCTTATCGTCCTTTTCTCGGCTGAACGGGTACTGCGGCGGATCGCGGGACTGCCGACCGCGCGCTTCGGCGACGCACCGCTGGAGGAATAA
- a CDS encoding mannitol dehydrogenase family protein has protein sequence MSTEAGLPADLPRLHRPDGKRPRPGIVHLGLGAFFRAHGAVYVSEAMEKSGGDWGIIGVSLVRPDQRDLLAPQDYVYTALELGPEGETPRVITAVDRVLVARDDPQAVLAAMSDPAIRIVTLTVTEKGYCHEPSTGRLNRQHPDIVHDLAHPDAPLSAVGYLVRALERRRNAGLRPFTVLCCDNLPENGKVVKGVVIELAGLIDPALADWISTEGAFPSTMVDRIVPATKPEDIERLAAMTGVLDLSPVMHEPFRQWVVEDHFVDGARPDLGAVGVQLVSDVTPFEHMKLRCLNGTHSSLAYLGYLAGHETISDTVADPSFARFCKRLWREEIVPGLEAPEGVSLSAYTDALFERYSNPAIRHRTWQIAMDGSQKLPQRILSTVAENLKAGRPFAGLALAVAAWMRYVGGEDETGNQIDVRDPLAARLKSLSDAANGADGKVAALLGATEIFPPALAGNEDFHATLAKAYAGLLEKGAARMVEEVGA, from the coding sequence ATGTCGACGGAGGCTGGCTTGCCCGCTGATCTTCCCCGTCTCCACCGGCCGGACGGCAAGCGCCCGCGGCCCGGTATCGTCCATCTCGGCCTCGGTGCCTTCTTCAGGGCCCATGGTGCAGTCTATGTTTCCGAGGCCATGGAGAAGTCCGGCGGCGACTGGGGCATCATCGGCGTCAGCCTGGTGCGACCCGACCAGCGGGACTTGCTGGCGCCGCAGGATTATGTCTATACCGCGCTCGAACTCGGCCCCGAAGGCGAGACGCCCCGCGTCATCACCGCCGTCGACCGCGTGCTGGTCGCCCGCGACGATCCGCAGGCGGTACTCGCCGCGATGAGCGATCCGGCAATCCGGATCGTCACGCTGACGGTCACCGAAAAGGGATATTGTCACGAACCCTCGACGGGCCGGCTCAACCGCCAGCATCCCGACATCGTCCACGACCTTGCGCATCCGGACGCGCCGCTTTCGGCGGTCGGTTATCTGGTGCGGGCGCTGGAGCGCCGGCGAAACGCCGGCCTGCGCCCCTTCACCGTGCTCTGCTGCGACAACCTTCCGGAAAACGGCAAGGTGGTGAAAGGCGTCGTCATCGAGCTTGCAGGCCTCATCGATCCCGCGCTTGCCGACTGGATTTCCACGGAAGGCGCGTTCCCCTCGACGATGGTCGACCGGATCGTGCCGGCGACCAAACCGGAAGATATCGAACGGCTGGCGGCGATGACCGGCGTCCTCGACCTTTCGCCGGTCATGCACGAGCCCTTTCGCCAATGGGTGGTCGAAGACCACTTCGTCGACGGCGCGCGCCCCGATCTCGGCGCGGTCGGCGTGCAGCTGGTCAGCGACGTGACGCCGTTCGAACACATGAAGCTTCGCTGTCTCAACGGCACCCACTCCTCCCTCGCCTATCTCGGCTATCTCGCGGGACACGAGACGATCAGCGACACGGTCGCCGATCCCTCGTTTGCAAGGTTCTGCAAGCGGCTCTGGCGCGAGGAGATCGTGCCCGGCCTCGAAGCACCGGAAGGGGTTAGCCTCTCCGCCTATACCGATGCGCTCTTCGAGCGCTATTCGAACCCGGCGATCCGCCACCGGACCTGGCAGATCGCCATGGACGGTTCGCAGAAGCTGCCGCAGCGCATTCTCTCGACGGTCGCCGAGAACCTGAAGGCCGGACGGCCTTTCGCCGGACTGGCGCTCGCGGTCGCCGCATGGATGCGCTATGTCGGCGGCGAGGACGAGACGGGAAACCAGATCGACGTGCGCGATCCGCTCGCTGCACGTCTGAAGAGCCTCAGCGACGCCGCAAACGGCGCCGACGGCAAGGTCGCGGCACTCCTCGGGGCCACAGAGATCTTCCCTCCGGCGCTTGCCGGAAACGAGGATTTTCACGCGACGCTTGCCAAGGCATATGCCGGTTTGCTTGAAAAGGGAGCCGCACGCATGGTGGAGGAGGTCGGTGCATGA
- a CDS encoding TRAP transporter substrate-binding protein, whose product MSILRKFGLAVLASAAIVASAVSAQAADLVLRSSDTHPDGYPTVEAVKYMGKLLEERTNGRIGIEVFHSAQLGEEKDTIEQTQFGVIDLNRVSLGPFNNIIEETQVVSLPYIFRSVDHMHKVMDGPIGDEILAAFEAHDLIGLAFYDGGSRSFYNSEKPIKSVDDLKGMKFRVMQSDMFVDMVGALGANATPMPYGEVYSAIQTGVIDGAENNWPSYDSSGHFEVAKYYTLDEHLIVPEVLVMSKKTWDKLSPEDQAIVRQAAKDSVPHMRELWAAQEKKSEEKIRAAGVQIVNDIDKKPFIDAMKPVYEKHVTSAKLKDMVARIQATE is encoded by the coding sequence ATGAGCATCCTGAGGAAATTCGGCCTCGCCGTCCTGGCGTCCGCCGCGATCGTCGCCTCGGCCGTATCGGCCCAGGCGGCCGACCTTGTGCTGCGGTCTTCCGACACGCATCCGGACGGCTACCCGACGGTCGAAGCCGTCAAGTACATGGGCAAGCTGCTCGAGGAGCGCACCAACGGTCGCATCGGCATCGAAGTGTTCCACTCCGCCCAGCTCGGCGAAGAGAAGGACACGATCGAGCAGACCCAGTTCGGCGTCATCGACCTTAACCGCGTCTCGCTCGGGCCGTTCAACAACATCATCGAGGAGACGCAGGTCGTCTCGCTGCCTTACATCTTCCGTTCGGTCGACCACATGCACAAGGTGATGGACGGCCCGATCGGCGATGAAATTCTTGCGGCCTTCGAAGCACACGACCTGATCGGCCTCGCCTTCTACGATGGCGGCTCGCGCAGCTTCTACAACTCCGAAAAGCCGATCAAGTCTGTCGATGACCTGAAGGGGATGAAGTTCCGCGTGATGCAGTCCGACATGTTCGTCGACATGGTCGGCGCTCTCGGCGCCAACGCGACGCCGATGCCCTATGGCGAGGTCTACTCGGCAATCCAGACCGGCGTCATCGACGGCGCGGAGAACAACTGGCCGTCCTACGATAGCTCCGGTCATTTCGAGGTTGCCAAGTACTACACGCTCGACGAACACCTGATCGTTCCGGAAGTCCTCGTCATGTCGAAGAAGACCTGGGACAAGCTCTCTCCGGAGGACCAGGCGATCGTTCGCCAAGCCGCCAAGGATTCCGTTCCGCACATGCGCGAACTCTGGGCCGCCCAGGAGAAGAAGTCCGAGGAGAAGATCCGCGCCGCCGGCGTCCAGATCGTCAACGACATCGACAAGAAGCCCTTCATCGACGCGATGAAGCCGGTCTACGAGAAGCATGTCACCTCCGCAAAGCTGAAGGACATGGTCGCCCGGATCCAGGCGACGGAATGA
- a CDS encoding UxaA family hydrolase has protein sequence MTEPHGTLLLHADDNVAILTDPVAAGSRPLGFGEPLKTPVARGHKIARVAIPEGQHVYKFGQIIGFASQPIAAGEHVHTHNCAFGEHDRDYRIGADLEKAKAAIPAVEPAHFMGYRRANGQAGTRNFIAICATVNCSATVIRRAADEVNRSGILDRYPNVDGVAAFAHGTGCAISVTGPGFDNLQRVLWGYATHPNVAAAVFVGLGCETMQIARMRALYGDHDDSRFFSLTIQETGGTTQTVRRIVDHIHEILPIINEAKREPIPASELKLALQCGGSDGFSGITANPALGVASDLLVGLGGTVVLSETPEIYGAEQLLLRRAASKEVADKLIERITWWENYCRINDGSMDNNPSPGNKLGGLTTILEKSLGAAAKAGSTPMTDVLLYGEKITGPGFVFMDTPGYDPVSATGQIAGGAQLVCFTTGRGSAFGSKPAPTIKLSTSSRLYNEMRDDMDINCGDIITERVSLEAKGREILDHVLATASGRKTKSEELGLGDNEFVPWQIGAIM, from the coding sequence ATGACTGAACCCCACGGCACCCTTCTCCTGCACGCTGACGACAACGTCGCGATCCTCACCGATCCGGTGGCGGCCGGCAGCCGGCCGCTCGGCTTTGGCGAGCCGCTGAAAACGCCGGTCGCCCGCGGCCACAAAATCGCGCGCGTCGCCATCCCGGAAGGCCAGCATGTCTACAAGTTCGGCCAGATCATCGGCTTCGCCAGCCAGCCGATCGCCGCCGGCGAGCACGTCCATACCCACAACTGCGCCTTCGGCGAGCACGACCGCGACTATCGCATCGGTGCCGATCTCGAAAAGGCGAAAGCGGCGATCCCGGCCGTCGAGCCTGCGCACTTCATGGGCTACCGGCGTGCCAACGGCCAGGCCGGCACCCGCAACTTCATCGCGATCTGCGCGACGGTGAACTGTTCCGCCACCGTGATCCGGCGGGCCGCCGACGAGGTGAACCGCTCTGGCATCCTCGATCGCTATCCGAACGTCGACGGCGTCGCCGCCTTCGCCCACGGCACCGGCTGCGCGATCTCGGTCACCGGCCCGGGCTTCGACAATCTCCAGCGCGTGCTCTGGGGCTATGCGACCCACCCGAACGTCGCGGCCGCCGTCTTCGTCGGGCTCGGCTGCGAGACGATGCAGATCGCCCGGATGCGCGCGCTCTACGGCGATCACGACGACAGCCGCTTCTTCTCGCTGACGATCCAGGAAACCGGCGGCACGACCCAGACCGTCCGCCGCATCGTCGATCACATCCACGAGATCTTGCCGATCATCAACGAAGCCAAACGCGAGCCGATCCCGGCCTCGGAACTGAAGCTCGCGCTGCAATGCGGCGGCTCCGACGGTTTCTCCGGCATCACCGCCAATCCGGCGCTCGGTGTCGCGAGCGACCTGCTGGTCGGCCTCGGCGGCACGGTCGTGCTTTCCGAAACGCCGGAGATCTATGGAGCCGAACAGCTCCTGCTGCGCCGCGCCGCCTCGAAGGAGGTCGCCGACAAGCTCATCGAGCGCATCACCTGGTGGGAGAACTACTGCCGGATCAACGATGGCTCGATGGACAACAATCCGAGCCCGGGCAACAAGCTCGGGGGCCTGACGACCATCCTCGAAAAATCGCTCGGCGCGGCCGCGAAGGCAGGCAGCACGCCGATGACGGACGTCCTTCTCTACGGCGAGAAGATCACCGGCCCCGGCTTCGTCTTCATGGATACGCCCGGCTACGACCCGGTTTCGGCAACCGGACAGATTGCCGGCGGCGCCCAGCTCGTCTGCTTCACCACCGGCCGCGGCTCCGCCTTCGGCTCGAAGCCGGCGCCGACGATCAAGCTCTCGACGAGCAGTCGTCTCTACAACGAGATGCGCGACGACATGGACATCAACTGCGGCGACATCATTACAGAGCGCGTCTCCCTCGAGGCCAAGGGCCGCGAAATCCTCGACCACGTGCTGGCGACCGCGTCCGGCCGGAAGACCAAGTCCGAAGAACTCGGCCTCGGCGACAACGAGTTCGTGCCCTGGCAGATCGGCGCAATCATGTAA